CTACAGCCCGACCGCTCTCCGCCCCCAGGTCAAGAGCGATATAATTCCGAATCATGTCTGGCCACTCCTTTTATCGAAAGACATTATACCACGAAACGTCCGGAGCGACCAACCAAATTTCCGAACAAAATCGGGAGAGATCGGGCAGGCCTATGGAGAAGAAGAGAGAACAATTTCCATGATGGCACGGGGTTTCATTCGAGACTTTCATCAAACCCTCAATTGAGGCAAAATTTGACTGCAAAAAGGTTTTATGTTATCCTTATGTACCCGGTTACTCTTTCAAAATTCATCAGTTCCGGGCCGGGAAAGAAACAGTTCTTGGAAATCGGGAGAGAGGAGGTGAGGTTTAGGAAAACAATCTCTCTTAGCGCCACCTGAACATAACAAGAATTTAACAAAAGGAGGTAAGAAAGATGAAAGGCAAATTTGTGAGGTTTTTCGGCCTCGTGCTTCTCTTTCTGCTACCCTTCCTGGCGGCAATGCCCGCTCTGGGAGCAGAAGAGGTGCAGACCGGGGGCACGCTTATGATGCGTACCCCCCAAGATAACGATAACTATGACCCCCACACCAACGATTTGATGGTCTTCCGCCAGACAATCCGCCTGGCCATCTATGACACTCTGGTGCGCTATGATGAGAACCTGGAGATGGAGCCCATGCTGGCCGAATCGTGGGAGAACCCCGACGACACGACCTATATCTTCCACCTGCGCGAAGGGGTTAGCTGGCATGACGGCGAGCCCTTCAATGCCGCCGACGTGGTCCATAGTTTCGAGCGCGTCATGAACCCCGACACAGGCTCCTACCTGGCCACTCGCCTAGCACAGGTGGATAGCGTAGAAGCGCTCGATGACCATACTGTCAAAGTCGTCATGAAAGAGGTCAACGCGGCCTTCCTGGACAACCTGGTGGCTATCTCCATTGTTCCGGAACACGTGGGGGACGAAATCCGCAGCAACCCGGTCGGCACCGGCTCCTTCACCTTTGTGGAATGGGAGCCCAACGAGCGCATCGTCCTGGCCAAAAACGAGAACTACTGGAAGGAGGGCCTGCCCTACCTGGATAAAATCGTGTTCAAGATTATCCCCGATACCCAGGTGGCGCTCACCAACCTGGAGGCCGGTGAGGTTGACTTGGTTGACTGGCTCACCCCCGCCGATGCTGAAATCGCCAAGACGTTGGAAGGCGTGGAATTGTACGTTGTGCCTGACACCACCCAATTGGCTTTCTGGGAGGTCAGCCCTACCAGTGCCGTTGAGCCCTTGCGCGACCCTAAAGTGCGCCAGGCCCTGGTCATGTGCATTGACCGCGAGGCCATCGGCGACTTGGTCTTCAAAGGCTACGGTCAGCCGGCCATCAACCCCATCCCTGAAAAGAGTTGGGCCTACACCGAGATCAAAGATTACGGTTACGACCCGGCCAAAGCCAAAGAGCTCCTGGCCGAACTGGGCTACAAAGAGGGCGATATTTCGTTCAAGATTATCACCTGGGCCGGGTATAAGACCCTGGAAGACATGTCCCTCGTCTGG
Above is a window of Candidatus Neomarinimicrobiota bacterium DNA encoding:
- a CDS encoding ABC transporter substrate-binding protein, with translation MKGKFVRFFGLVLLFLLPFLAAMPALGAEEVQTGGTLMMRTPQDNDNYDPHTNDLMVFRQTIRLAIYDTLVRYDENLEMEPMLAESWENPDDTTYIFHLREGVSWHDGEPFNAADVVHSFERVMNPDTGSYLATRLAQVDSVEALDDHTVKVVMKEVNAAFLDNLVAISIVPEHVGDEIRSNPVGTGSFTFVEWEPNERIVLAKNENYWKEGLPYLDKIVFKIIPDTQVALTNLEAGEVDLVDWLTPADAEIAKTLEGVELYVVPDTTQLAFWEVSPTSAVEPLRDPKVRQALVMCIDREAIGDLVFKGYGQPAINPIPEKSWAYTEIKDYGYDPAKAKELLAELGYKEGDISFKIITWAGYKTLEDMSLVWQQGLAEAGVNCEVEVLEVQVMLGKYTSFDYDVTTNVYAPSPDPNSWFDVVMMPHLRSESVAIKADYDNPEMFDLIIAANSTLEQEKRKGMYARLQEWNNEELVCILAWREAIIAAHKPIVHGFIINGLADRNLSETWIEH